The following proteins come from a genomic window of Pseudomonas putida:
- the rbsK gene encoding ribokinase, with protein sequence MNAKVVVVGSLNMDLVARARRLPRAGETLPGDSFFTVPGGKGANQAVAAARLGGSVAMIGNVGDDDYGRQLHRALYVEGVDCQGVSTCPGVSSGVALITVDAASQNCIVIVPGANGLLTPQSVLRFDALLQAAEVVICQLEVPTDTVACTLARARELGKQVILNPAPATGPLPADWFAHIDYLTPNESEAEALTGVAVTDQDSARRAGECLLQLGAGKVIITLGAQGALLVTAQGHQHYPAPHVQPLDTTAAGDTFIGGFAAGLVRGLEEGEAIIFGQRAAALSVTRAGAQPSIPYLAELTP encoded by the coding sequence ATGAATGCCAAGGTTGTGGTGGTCGGCAGCCTCAATATGGACCTGGTGGCCCGCGCCCGGCGCCTGCCACGGGCCGGCGAAACACTCCCCGGCGATAGCTTTTTCACGGTGCCGGGCGGCAAGGGTGCCAACCAGGCCGTGGCGGCTGCGCGGCTGGGCGGCAGCGTGGCGATGATCGGCAATGTTGGGGATGATGATTACGGTCGGCAACTGCACCGGGCCTTGTATGTCGAGGGGGTCGACTGTCAGGGCGTCAGCACCTGCCCAGGCGTGTCCAGCGGTGTGGCGCTGATCACGGTGGATGCCGCCAGCCAGAACTGTATTGTCATCGTTCCCGGCGCCAACGGCCTGCTGACGCCGCAGTCGGTGCTGCGCTTCGATGCACTGCTGCAGGCCGCCGAGGTGGTCATCTGCCAGCTGGAAGTGCCGACTGACACTGTGGCTTGCACGCTGGCCAGGGCGCGTGAACTGGGCAAGCAGGTCATCCTGAACCCGGCGCCTGCTACCGGCCCCTTGCCAGCGGACTGGTTTGCGCATATCGATTACCTTACCCCTAACGAAAGCGAAGCCGAAGCCTTGACCGGTGTGGCGGTGACCGATCAGGACAGTGCCCGGCGCGCCGGCGAGTGCTTGCTGCAGCTGGGGGCAGGCAAAGTGATCATCACCTTGGGTGCGCAAGGTGCCTTGCTGGTTACCGCCCAAGGCCATCAGCACTATCCTGCACCGCACGTGCAGCCGCTGGACACCACCGCTGCCGGCGATACCTTCATTGGCGGCTTTGCTGCCGGCCTGGTACGTGGGTTGGAGGAGGGTGAGGCGATCATCTTTGGTCAGCGGGCCGCAGCATTGTCGGTTACCCGTGCCGGTGCCCAGCCATCGATTCCCTACTTGGCGGAGCTGACGCCATGA
- a CDS encoding GTP pyrophosphokinase, producing MSTLERAIAVAARAHEGQYDKGGAAYILHPLRVMMRVSTPEQRIVAVLHDVIEDTPLTLSDLAREGFALKILAALLALSRREGEPYQDFVVRLGGDPLARTVKLADLADNSDLSRIPCPGPADLARLARYREASAYLQTLA from the coding sequence ATGTCTACACTGGAGCGGGCCATTGCCGTGGCCGCCAGGGCGCATGAAGGGCAATACGATAAGGGTGGGGCGGCTTATATCCTCCACCCGTTACGCGTGATGATGCGGGTTTCCACACCTGAACAGCGGATTGTGGCGGTGCTTCACGATGTGATCGAAGACACCCCGCTGACCCTGTCCGACCTGGCGCGTGAGGGCTTCGCGCTGAAAATCCTGGCCGCGTTGCTGGCGCTTAGCCGCCGCGAGGGCGAACCTTACCAGGATTTCGTAGTGCGACTGGGCGGTGATCCGTTGGCGCGCACCGTCAAGCTGGCCGATCTGGCCGACAATAGTGACCTCTCGCGCATCCCCTGCCCGGGCCCCGCTGACCTGGCGCGGCTGGCCCGTTACCGGGAAGCCAGCGCCTACTTACAAACGCTGGCCTGA
- a CDS encoding DUF1654 domain-containing protein: MSSTASATPSSYEQLGVRIQKIINSPTAQRSRAALIFRLEQESPDDWETLLQEIAENDNVTLAHRDDGGVQIFWTVPKED; this comes from the coding sequence GTGTCCAGCACCGCCTCCGCCACCCCGAGCAGCTATGAACAGCTGGGTGTACGCATCCAGAAGATCATCAACAGCCCCACCGCCCAGCGCAGCCGCGCGGCACTGATCTTCCGCCTGGAACAGGAAAGCCCGGATGACTGGGAAACCCTGCTTCAGGAGATTGCCGAGAACGACAACGTCACCCTCGCCCACCGTGACGATGGCGGCGTGCAGATTTTCTGGACCGTACCAAAGGAAGACTGA
- a CDS encoding deoxyribonuclease, giving the protein MRVSLFAAACLLLTTPFAQADAPRTFQEAKKVAWKLYAPQSTEFYCGCKYKGNKVDLASCGYTPRKNARRASRIEWEHIVPAWQIGHQRQCWQSGGRKQCSQHDEVYQRAEADLHNLVPSIGEVNGDRSNFSFGWLPEQRGQYGRCLTQVDFKARKVMPRPSIRGMIARTYFYMSKQYNLRLSKQDRQLFEAWNKTYPPQAWERQRNQQVACVMGRGNAFVGPVNLKACG; this is encoded by the coding sequence ATGAGAGTTTCGCTTTTCGCAGCCGCTTGCCTGTTACTGACCACGCCGTTTGCTCAAGCCGACGCCCCGCGCACTTTCCAGGAGGCCAAGAAGGTCGCCTGGAAGCTCTATGCACCGCAATCGACCGAGTTCTATTGCGGGTGCAAATACAAGGGCAACAAGGTCGACCTGGCGTCATGCGGCTATACCCCACGCAAGAATGCCCGGCGCGCCTCGCGCATCGAATGGGAACACATCGTACCCGCCTGGCAGATCGGCCATCAGCGCCAATGCTGGCAGAGTGGCGGGCGCAAGCAGTGCTCGCAGCATGACGAAGTCTACCAGCGCGCCGAAGCCGACCTGCACAACCTGGTGCCAAGCATCGGTGAGGTCAACGGCGACCGCAGCAACTTCAGTTTCGGCTGGCTTCCGGAGCAACGCGGCCAGTATGGCCGCTGCCTGACCCAGGTCGACTTCAAGGCGAGGAAGGTGATGCCGCGCCCGTCGATCCGCGGCATGATCGCCCGCACCTACTTCTACATGAGCAAGCAGTACAACCTGCGCCTGTCCAAACAGGACCGCCAGCTTTTCGAGGCCTGGAACAAGACCTACCCGCCGCAAGCCTGGGAGCGGCAACGCAACCAACAGGTCGCCTGCGTGATGGGGCGGGGAAACGCGTTCGTGGGGCCGGTCAACCTCAAGGCGTGCGGTTGA
- a CDS encoding SPOR domain-containing protein, protein MRKLAVVMAVLALAGCENEVEGVHKQVAEHLHNPKTAKFGNVRIDTQGTICGQVRGKDDAGQYEAYRSYVAIKRDGQYDIIVDDTGNNLRIRELCGGADLQRRAEALAGQPAPQGWDVEVVQGANMGALSDMTARLIEKGIPSSVEYRDGKPVVLLGPFPTREEAQARRDEVMAKLGTDSVVIQHGASR, encoded by the coding sequence GTGCGCAAACTGGCTGTGGTAATGGCAGTGCTCGCCCTGGCGGGCTGTGAGAACGAGGTCGAAGGCGTGCACAAGCAGGTGGCCGAACACCTGCACAACCCCAAGACCGCCAAGTTCGGTAACGTGCGGATCGACACCCAGGGCACCATCTGCGGTCAGGTCCGCGGCAAGGACGATGCCGGGCAGTACGAAGCCTACCGCAGCTACGTGGCGATCAAGCGCGATGGCCAATACGACATCATCGTCGACGATACCGGCAATAACCTGCGTATCCGCGAGCTTTGCGGCGGCGCCGATCTGCAGCGGCGTGCCGAGGCCCTGGCAGGCCAGCCGGCGCCCCAGGGTTGGGATGTGGAAGTGGTGCAGGGCGCCAACATGGGGGCGCTCAGCGACATGACGGCGCGCCTGATCGAAAAGGGCATCCCGTCTTCGGTGGAGTACCGCGACGGCAAGCCGGTGGTGCTGCTGGGGCCGTTCCCCACCCGCGAAGAGGCGCAAGCGCGCAGGGACGAAGTGATGGCCAAGCTGGGTACCGATTCAGTGGTCATCCAGCACGGCGCATCACGCTAG
- a CDS encoding ATP-binding cassette domain-containing protein — MPASANEVVLAASGLGKTYAQPVLGEVSLNLRAGEVLALTGENGAGKSTLSKLIGGLELPTTGHMTYRGQAYAPGSRSEAERLGVRMVMQELNLLPTLTVAENLFLDNLPSRFGWISHKRLRQLAMAAMARVGLDAIDPDTPVGELGIGHQQMVEIARNLIGDCHVLILDEPTAMLTAREVELLFTQIERLRARGVAIVYISHRLEELQRVAQRIVVLRDGKLVCDEPIQRYSSAELVNLMVGRELGEHIDLGRRQIGAPLLKVDKLCRGDKVREVSFEVRAGEIFGISGLIGAGRTELLRLIYGADRADSGCIALGQPPQAVNIDLPKAAVRAGIALITEDRKGEGLLLTQSISANIALGNLGAVSRAGVLDSEAEKALAERQIQAMRIRSAGAQQVVGELSGGNQQKVVIGRWLERDCQVLLFDEPTRGIDVGAKFDIYGLLAELARQGKALVVVSSDLRELMLICDRIAVLSAGRLIDTFARDHWSQDQLLAAAFAGYQKRDALLHDAAPRMDA, encoded by the coding sequence ATGCCTGCATCGGCCAATGAAGTGGTGCTCGCCGCCAGCGGCCTGGGCAAGACCTACGCCCAGCCCGTGCTCGGCGAGGTCAGCCTGAACCTGCGCGCCGGTGAAGTGCTGGCCCTGACCGGCGAGAACGGCGCTGGCAAGAGCACGTTGTCCAAGCTCATCGGTGGCCTGGAGCTGCCCACCACCGGGCACATGACCTACCGCGGCCAGGCCTACGCGCCCGGCAGTCGCAGTGAGGCCGAACGCCTAGGTGTGCGCATGGTCATGCAGGAGTTGAACCTGCTGCCGACGCTGACTGTGGCGGAGAACCTGTTTCTCGACAACTTGCCCAGCCGCTTTGGCTGGATCAGCCACAAGCGCCTGCGCCAACTGGCAATGGCCGCCATGGCCCGGGTCGGGCTCGACGCCATCGACCCGGACACCCCGGTCGGCGAGCTGGGCATCGGCCATCAGCAGATGGTCGAGATTGCCCGCAACCTGATCGGTGACTGCCATGTACTGATCCTGGACGAACCCACGGCCATGCTCACTGCGCGCGAGGTGGAGTTGCTGTTCACCCAGATCGAGCGCCTGCGTGCGCGTGGCGTGGCCATCGTTTATATCTCGCATCGCCTGGAAGAGTTGCAGCGCGTGGCGCAACGCATCGTTGTACTGCGCGATGGCAAACTGGTGTGCGACGAGCCGATCCAGCGCTACAGCAGCGCCGAACTGGTCAACCTGATGGTCGGCCGCGAGCTGGGCGAGCATATCGACCTGGGCCGGCGGCAGATAGGTGCACCGCTGCTCAAGGTTGACAAGTTGTGCCGCGGCGACAAGGTGCGCGAGGTGTCGTTCGAAGTCAGGGCAGGGGAAATTTTTGGCATCTCCGGTCTGATCGGCGCCGGCCGTACCGAGCTGTTGCGCCTGATCTACGGTGCCGATCGCGCCGACAGCGGCTGTATCGCGCTGGGCCAACCGCCGCAGGCGGTAAACATCGACTTGCCCAAGGCTGCAGTGCGGGCCGGCATCGCGCTGATAACCGAAGACCGCAAAGGCGAGGGCCTGCTGTTGACGCAGTCGATCAGCGCCAACATTGCGTTGGGCAACCTGGGCGCGGTATCGCGCGCCGGTGTGCTCGATAGCGAAGCGGAAAAGGCCTTGGCCGAACGCCAGATCCAGGCCATGCGCATTCGCAGTGCTGGCGCGCAGCAAGTGGTGGGCGAGCTGTCTGGCGGTAACCAGCAGAAGGTGGTAATTGGCCGCTGGCTGGAGCGCGATTGCCAGGTGCTGCTGTTCGACGAACCCACGCGTGGCATCGATGTGGGCGCCAAGTTCGACATCTATGGCCTGCTGGCCGAGCTGGCGCGTCAAGGCAAGGCCTTGGTGGTGGTGTCCAGTGACCTGCGCGAACTGATGCTGATTTGCGACCGCATCGCCGTGCTGTCCGCCGGCCGCCTGATCGACACCTTCGCGCGTGATCATTGGAGCCAGGACCAGTTGCTTGCCGCCGCCTTCGCCGGTTATCAGAAACGTGACGCACTGCTGCATGATGCAGCCCCCAGGATGGATGCATGA
- a CDS encoding substrate-binding domain-containing protein — MATIKDVAALAGISYTTVSHVLNKTRPVSEQVRLKVEAAIIELDYVPSAVARSLKARSTATIGLLVPNSVNPYFAELARGIEDACERNGYCVILCNSDDNPQKQRSYLRVLLEKRIDGLVVASVGQDDDLLQSLASVRTPMVIVDRELEGVDADLVRIDHEQGAYLATQHLLGLGHRDVAYIGGPAETGVTQLRLSGFRRAMAEAGAPVLGSRVLHCDFTSPGGHAAAAQVLEGKRPSAIFAGNDMIGFGVLRAAAERNISVPGELSVIGFDDIELSRYVYPPLTTVGQSIRELGESAASLLLTRIATPRQGAAEQRIVAPRIVLRESTGPRPDLFNDYR, encoded by the coding sequence ATGGCAACCATCAAAGACGTCGCGGCACTGGCGGGTATTTCGTACACCACCGTGTCTCATGTACTCAACAAGACCCGGCCGGTCAGCGAACAGGTGCGGCTGAAAGTGGAAGCCGCCATCATTGAGCTGGATTACGTGCCCAGCGCGGTGGCGCGTTCGCTGAAGGCGCGTAGCACGGCCACCATCGGCCTGTTGGTGCCCAACAGCGTCAACCCGTACTTCGCCGAGCTGGCGCGGGGTATCGAAGACGCCTGCGAGCGCAACGGCTATTGCGTGATCCTGTGCAACTCCGACGACAACCCGCAGAAGCAGCGCAGCTACCTGCGCGTGCTGCTGGAAAAACGCATCGACGGCCTGGTGGTGGCCTCGGTGGGCCAGGACGACGACCTGCTGCAAAGCCTGGCCAGTGTGCGCACGCCAATGGTCATCGTCGACCGTGAACTGGAAGGCGTCGATGCTGACCTGGTGCGCATTGACCACGAGCAGGGGGCGTACCTGGCCACCCAGCACTTGCTGGGGCTTGGCCATCGCGATGTTGCCTATATCGGCGGCCCCGCCGAAACCGGGGTTACCCAGCTGCGCCTGAGCGGCTTCCGCCGTGCCATGGCCGAAGCCGGGGCGCCTGTGCTGGGCAGCCGTGTACTGCACTGCGACTTCACCAGCCCGGGTGGCCATGCGGCGGCGGCGCAGGTGCTGGAAGGCAAACGGCCCTCGGCGATTTTTGCCGGCAACGACATGATCGGCTTTGGTGTGCTGCGTGCTGCAGCCGAACGCAATATCAGCGTACCCGGCGAGCTGTCGGTGATCGGCTTCGACGACATCGAACTGAGCCGCTACGTGTACCCGCCGCTGACCACCGTGGGCCAGTCGATTCGCGAGCTGGGCGAGAGCGCTGCCTCGTTGCTGCTGACGCGTATCGCTACACCTCGGCAGGGCGCGGCAGAGCAGCGCATTGTCGCCCCGCGTATCGTCTTGCGTGAGTCCACCGGGCCGCGCCCGGACCTGTTCAATGATTACCGCTAA
- a CDS encoding ABC transporter permease, whose protein sequence is MKTTPLNNQGAAPMRRSGTYFGLGTYLGLAGALLAMIVLFSFLSSHFWSYGTFSTLANQIPDLMVLAVGMTFVLIIGGIDLSVGSVLALAASTVSVAILGWGWGVLPSALLGMAVAALTGSITGGVTVAWRIPSFIVSLGVLEMARGLAYQFTDSRTAYIGDAYAWFSNPVAFGVSPAFIIALLVIVLAQLVLTRTVFGRYLIGIGTNEEAVRLAGIDPRPYKVLVFALMGLLAGLAALFQISRLEAADPNAGSGLELQVIAAVVIGGTSLMGGRGSVISTFFGVLIISVLAAGLAQIGASEPTKRIITGAVIVIAVVLDTYRSRRAGRRN, encoded by the coding sequence ATGAAAACCACCCCGCTAAACAACCAGGGCGCCGCCCCCATGCGCCGCAGCGGTACGTACTTTGGCCTGGGCACCTACCTGGGCCTGGCTGGCGCCTTGCTGGCGATGATCGTGCTGTTCTCGTTCCTCAGCAGCCACTTCTGGTCGTATGGCACCTTCAGCACGCTGGCCAACCAGATCCCGGACCTGATGGTGCTGGCGGTGGGCATGACCTTTGTGCTGATCATCGGCGGCATCGACCTGTCGGTGGGTTCGGTGCTGGCGCTGGCCGCCTCGACGGTGAGCGTGGCGATACTCGGCTGGGGCTGGGGCGTGCTGCCCTCGGCGCTGCTGGGCATGGCTGTGGCCGCATTGACCGGCAGCATTACCGGTGGCGTCACCGTGGCCTGGCGCATCCCGTCGTTCATCGTTTCGCTTGGTGTGCTGGAGATGGCCCGTGGCCTGGCCTACCAGTTCACCGACTCGCGCACCGCCTATATCGGCGACGCCTATGCCTGGTTCTCCAACCCGGTCGCCTTTGGTGTTTCGCCGGCGTTCATCATCGCCTTGTTGGTGATCGTGCTCGCCCAGTTGGTCCTGACGCGTACGGTGTTCGGTCGTTACCTGATCGGTATCGGCACCAACGAAGAGGCCGTGCGCCTGGCCGGTATCGATCCGCGCCCCTACAAAGTGCTGGTGTTCGCCCTGATGGGCCTGCTCGCCGGCCTGGCCGCGCTGTTCCAGATCTCGCGCCTGGAAGCGGCCGACCCCAATGCTGGCTCTGGCCTGGAGCTGCAGGTCATTGCTGCCGTCGTGATCGGCGGCACTAGCCTGATGGGTGGGCGTGGCTCGGTCATCAGCACCTTCTTTGGCGTACTGATCATTTCCGTATTGGCCGCCGGGCTGGCGCAGATCGGTGCCAGCGAGCCGACCAAACGCATCATCACCGGGGCGGTGATCGTCATCGCCGTGGTGCTCGACACTTACCGTAGCCGGCGTGCAGGCCGGCGGAACTGA
- a CDS encoding nucleoside hydrolase: MLKSLLQGIVFMATASTLQAAPIDLIIDTDPGADDVVALFLAMASPKELNIRAITTVAGNVRLDKTSRNARLAREWAGREDIPVYAGAGRPLVRTPIYAADVHGEEGLTGVQVHEPKAPLAQGNAVQYLVDTLGAAKPHSITVAMLGPQTNLALALIQRPGIVKGIKEVVVMGGAHFNGGNITPVAEFNLYADPHAAEVVLASGVQLTYLPLDVTHKLLTSNARLTQLAAVNNQASKRVVDILNAYITHDMDLYGMPGGPVHDASVIAYLLKPELFSGRRIHMSIDSREGPTFGQTIADWYGVLKQPANVLWVEQGDAQGLFDLLSARLARLE, from the coding sequence ATGCTCAAGTCCCTGCTACAAGGAATCGTCTTCATGGCCACAGCCTCGACCCTCCAGGCCGCCCCCATCGACCTGATCATTGACACCGATCCCGGCGCCGACGATGTGGTTGCGCTGTTTCTGGCCATGGCTTCGCCCAAAGAGCTCAATATCCGCGCCATCACCACAGTGGCCGGCAACGTGCGCCTGGACAAGACCTCGCGCAATGCCCGCCTGGCCCGCGAATGGGCCGGGCGCGAAGACATCCCGGTGTACGCCGGTGCCGGCCGCCCATTGGTGCGCACGCCGATCTATGCCGCCGATGTTCATGGTGAAGAAGGCCTCACCGGTGTCCAGGTGCACGAGCCGAAAGCCCCCCTGGCCCAGGGCAATGCCGTGCAATACCTGGTCGATACCCTCGGCGCAGCCAAACCGCACAGCATCACCGTCGCCATGCTTGGCCCGCAGACCAACCTGGCCCTGGCGCTGATCCAGCGCCCAGGTATCGTCAAAGGCATCAAAGAGGTGGTGGTCATGGGGGGAGCCCATTTCAATGGTGGCAACATCACCCCGGTGGCGGAGTTCAACCTCTACGCCGACCCGCATGCCGCCGAAGTGGTGCTGGCCAGCGGCGTGCAGCTGACCTACCTGCCGCTGGACGTCACCCACAAGCTGCTGACCAGTAACGCCCGCCTGACGCAACTGGCAGCCGTGAACAACCAGGCCAGCAAGCGCGTGGTGGACATCCTCAATGCCTACATTACCCACGACATGGACCTGTACGGCATGCCCGGCGGCCCTGTGCATGACGCCAGTGTCATCGCTTACCTGTTAAAACCCGAGCTTTTCAGTGGTCGGCGCATCCACATGAGCATCGACAGCCGCGAAGGGCCCACTTTCGGCCAGACAATTGCGGACTGGTACGGCGTGCTCAAGCAGCCAGCGAATGTGCTGTGGGTGGAGCAGGGTGATGCCCAGGGGCTGTTCGACCTGCTCAGTGCCCGCCTGGCGCGATTGGAATAG
- the rbsD gene encoding D-ribose pyranase, translating into MKKTPLLNVALSRVIAGMGHGDILVIGDAGLPVPPGVEFIDLAITPGLPDFASVLRVVLSELQVERHVLAEEMQKVVPPALVEIERLKGKLGKREWLAHEDFKVLSRSARAVVRTGECQPYSNIALISGVTF; encoded by the coding sequence ATGAAGAAAACCCCACTGTTGAACGTTGCCCTGTCGCGGGTCATTGCCGGCATGGGGCATGGCGACATCCTGGTGATCGGCGATGCCGGGCTGCCGGTGCCGCCGGGGGTGGAATTTATCGACCTGGCCATTACGCCTGGCCTGCCGGACTTCGCCAGCGTGCTGCGGGTGGTGCTGAGCGAATTGCAGGTTGAGCGGCACGTGCTGGCTGAAGAAATGCAAAAAGTGGTGCCACCCGCGCTGGTCGAAATCGAGCGATTGAAGGGCAAGCTGGGCAAGCGCGAGTGGCTGGCCCATGAGGATTTCAAAGTGCTGTCGCGTAGTGCTCGTGCAGTGGTGCGTACAGGCGAGTGTCAGCCCTACAGCAACATCGCCCTCATCTCCGGCGTCACCTTTTAG
- a CDS encoding substrate-binding domain-containing protein, whose translation MKLPFAGRLLALAVISSLSLALPLSAAHAEDKPKVALVMKSLANEFFRTMEDGAKDYQKSHADEFDLIANGIKNETDTGEQIRIVEQMVNAGAKALVIAPADSKALVSAVKKAMDQGVVVINIDNRLDPDLLKSKGISVPFVGPDNRKGARLVGDYLASQKLKAGDQVGIIEGVPTTTNAQQRTAGFKDAMNAAQMNIVSVQSGNWEIDKGNAVAASMLNEYPDLKALLAGNDSMALGAVSAVRAAGKTGQVQVVGYDNINAIKPMLADGRVLATLDQAASQQAVYGIQAALKMVKGEKPDVDADNVIQTPVELITKKP comes from the coding sequence ATGAAGCTGCCGTTCGCCGGTCGTCTGCTGGCCCTCGCTGTCATTTCCTCGCTTAGCCTCGCCTTGCCATTGTCTGCTGCCCACGCCGAAGACAAGCCCAAAGTCGCCCTTGTCATGAAGTCGCTGGCCAACGAGTTCTTCCGCACCATGGAAGACGGCGCCAAGGACTACCAGAAGTCCCACGCCGACGAGTTCGACCTGATCGCCAACGGCATCAAGAACGAAACCGACACTGGCGAGCAGATCCGCATCGTCGAGCAGATGGTCAATGCCGGCGCCAAGGCCCTGGTCATTGCGCCGGCTGACTCGAAGGCACTTGTGTCGGCGGTGAAGAAGGCCATGGACCAGGGGGTGGTGGTGATCAATATCGACAACCGTCTGGACCCTGATCTGCTCAAGAGCAAAGGCATCAGCGTTCCCTTCGTCGGCCCCGACAACCGCAAGGGCGCGCGCCTGGTTGGCGATTACCTGGCCAGCCAGAAGCTCAAGGCCGGCGACCAGGTGGGCATTATCGAAGGGGTGCCGACCACCACCAATGCCCAGCAGCGCACCGCCGGCTTCAAGGACGCCATGAATGCCGCGCAGATGAACATCGTCTCGGTACAAAGCGGCAATTGGGAGATCGACAAAGGCAACGCCGTCGCTGCCTCCATGCTAAACGAATACCCCGACCTGAAGGCCTTGCTGGCTGGCAACGACAGCATGGCCCTGGGCGCTGTGTCCGCCGTGCGTGCCGCTGGCAAGACCGGCCAGGTGCAAGTGGTGGGCTATGACAACATCAATGCCATCAAGCCAATGCTTGCAGACGGTCGCGTGCTTGCCACCCTCGACCAGGCCGCCAGCCAGCAGGCGGTGTACGGCATTCAGGCGGCGCTGAAAATGGTCAAGGGCGAAAAGCCTGATGTGGATGCCGACAACGTCATCCAGACCCCGGTCGAACTCATCACCAAGAAGCCCTGA
- a CDS encoding type II asparaginase, translated as MNAALKTFAPSALALLLILPTSASAKEAETQQKLANVVILATGGTIAGAGASAANSATYQAAKLGVDKLIAGVPELADIANVRGEQVMQIASESISNDDLLKLGKRVAELAESKDVDGIVITHGTDTLEETAYFLNLVEKTDKPIVVVGSMRPGTAMSADGMLNLYNAVAVASDKQSRGKGVLVTMNDEIQSGRDVSKAVNIKTEAFKSAWGPMGMVVEGKSYWFRLPAKRHTVNSEFDIKQISSLPQVDIAYGYGNVTDTAYKALAQNGAKALIHAGTGNGSVSSRVVPALQELRKNGVQIIRSSHVNQGGFVLRNAEQPDDKNDWVVAHDLNPQKARILAMVAMTKTQDSKELQRIFWEY; from the coding sequence ATGAATGCCGCACTGAAAACCTTCGCCCCCAGCGCACTCGCCCTGCTGCTGATCCTGCCAACCAGCGCCTCGGCCAAGGAAGCCGAAACCCAACAAAAGCTGGCCAACGTGGTCATCCTCGCCACCGGCGGCACCATTGCCGGGGCCGGTGCCAGCGCTGCCAACAGCGCCACTTACCAGGCTGCCAAGCTGGGCGTCGACAAGCTCATCGCCGGCGTGCCAGAACTGGCCGACATCGCCAACGTACGCGGCGAACAAGTGATGCAGATCGCCTCCGAGAGCATCAGCAACGACGACCTGCTGAAACTGGGCAAGCGCGTCGCCGAGCTGGCCGAAAGCAAGGACGTCGACGGTATCGTCATCACCCACGGCACCGACACCCTCGAAGAAACCGCCTACTTCCTCAACCTGGTAGAGAAGACCGACAAGCCAATCGTGGTGGTCGGCTCGATGCGCCCGGGTACCGCCATGTCCGCCGACGGCATGCTCAACCTGTACAACGCCGTGGCCGTAGCCAGCGACAAACAGTCGCGTGGCAAAGGCGTGCTGGTGACCATGAACGACGAGATCCAGTCCGGCCGCGACGTGAGCAAGGCGGTCAACATCAAGACCGAAGCCTTCAAGAGCGCCTGGGGCCCGATGGGCATGGTAGTGGAAGGCAAATCGTACTGGTTCCGCCTGCCGGCCAAGCGCCATACGGTCAATTCCGAGTTCGACATCAAGCAGATCAGCAGCCTGCCGCAGGTGGACATTGCCTATGGCTATGGCAACGTCACCGACACCGCCTACAAGGCGCTGGCGCAGAACGGCGCCAAGGCGCTGATCCATGCCGGTACCGGCAACGGTTCGGTATCGTCGCGGGTAGTCCCGGCGCTGCAGGAACTGCGCAAGAACGGCGTGCAGATCATCCGCTCGTCGCATGTCAACCAGGGTGGTTTCGTACTGCGCAACGCCGAACAGCCGGATGACAAAAACGACTGGGTCGTGGCTCACGACCTGAACCCGCAGAAGGCGCGGATCCTGGCGATGGTGGCAATGACCAAGACCCAGGACAGCAAGGAGCTGCAGCGCATCTTCTGGGAATACTGA